The Halomonas binhaiensis nucleotide sequence ACAGTGCCAGCGCAGAGCAACAGGTCGATTCGGTATGCCCTTATTGCGGAGTGGGTTGTCAGTTGCGCTATCACATCAAGGATGATGCGATTTTGTTCGTGGAAGGCCGCGATGGTCCGGCCAACCAGGGACGACTATGCGTCAAGGGACGCTTCGGTTTCGACTATGTTCGCCACCCGGCGCGCCTGACTCGGCCATTGGTTCGTCGTGCCGGGGTGGCCAAGGCGCTCGATCCCGCCTTCGACCCCGCCAATCCATTGACGCACTTCCGTGAAGCCAGCTGGGAAGAAGCCTTGGATCTGGCGGCGGATGGACTGATGCAACTCAAGCAGGCACATGGACCCAATGGCCTGGCCGGGTTTGGTAGTGCCAAGTGTTCCAACGAGGAAGCCTGGCTGTTTCAGAAGCTGGTCAGAACAGGCTTTGGCTCCAATCACGTCGATCACTGTACGCGCCTGTGTCATGCCAGCTCCGTAGCGGCGCTGATGGAATGTATCGGTTCTGGCGCCGTGACCGCTTCCTTCATGCAGGCACTGGAAGCCGATGTGGTGATTCTCACCGGCTGTAATCCGGCGGTGAACCACCCCGTGGCAGCGACATTCTTCAAGCAGGCGGCCAAGCAGGGCACCCGCTTCATCATCATCGACCCCCGCGGTCAGGCCATGGGAGCCTATGCGCACCGGGTGCTGCGTTTCCATCCTGGCACCGATGTCTCACTGTTCAATGCCATGCTCAATGTCATTGTCGAAGAGCAGCTCTACGATGCCGACTACATTGCTGCGCATACTGAAGGCTTCGAGCGGCTCAAGACACAAGTGCGTGGCCAGACCCCGGAGGCCATGGCTTCCCATTGCGGTGTCGATGCCGACGAGATTCGTGCCGCCGCCCGAGAGTTCGCGCTGGCTGACAAGGCCATGATCTTCTGGGGCATGGGCATTTCCCAGCATACCCATGGTACTGACAATGCGCGTTGCCTGATTTCCCTGGCGCTGGCTTGTGGCCAGACGGGACGTCTCGGTACCGGTCTGCACCCGCTACGCGGTCAGAACAACGTACAGGGGGCCTCGGATGCCGGGCTGATTCCCATGGTGCTGCCCGACTACCAGCCAGTCACGGATGCGCAAGTGCGGGCAGCTTTCGAGGAACTGTGGAGCACTAAGCTGGATGCCGAGCCGGGACTCACGGTGGTGGAGATCATGGAAGCCATCCATGCTGGGCAGATTCGTGGCATGTACATTCTCGGTGAGAACCCGGCCATGTCGGATCCGGATCTTGAGCATGCCCGAGCGGCCCTGGCCAAGCTCGAGCACCTGGTGGTGCAGGATCTGTTCGTCACCGAAACGGCCCAGTACGCCGATGTCATTCTGCCGGCCTCCAGCTGGCCGGAGAAGGATGGCACGGTGACCAATACCAATCGCCAGGTGCAACTTGGGCGTCAGGCCTTGTCACTGCCTGGCGAGTCACGTCCTGACTGGTGGATCATTCAGCAGATTGCCCAGCGCTGCGGGTTGCCATGGGATTATCAGCACCCCAGAGAAGTGTTTGCCGAGATGCAGCAGGGCATGCCATCGCTCAATCACATCAGTTGGGAACGTCTGGAGCGGGAAGGTTCAGTGACTTACCCTTGCCCGGCGGACGACGCACCGGGTGAAGACGTGGTCTTCAGCGATACATTTCCCACTGCCAGTGGCAAAGCGAGTTTCTCACCGGTACGCCCACTGCCGCCGGATGAGCCCGTCGATCGCCATTACCCCACGGTGCTGTCCACAGGGCGTCAACTGGAGCATTGGCATACCGGTTCGATGACCCGGCGTGCCCTGGTGCTCGATGCGCTGGAGCCGGAAGCTGTCGCCATGCTGTCTCCTGGAGAGATTCGGCGTCTGGGCATGCAGGCAGGGGAACGGCTGACCATTACCACGCGACGGGGCGAAATTACTCTGGTGGCCCGTGTCGATGAAGGCATGCCGAACGGTATGGTGTTTGTCCCATTCTGTTATGCCGA carries:
- the fdhF gene encoding formate dehydrogenase subunit alpha, whose protein sequence is MSAKTAMSQKTALNEQPFTLTLDGEQVSAYRGETLWQVAKRAGETIPHLCFKETSGYRADGNCRACMVEIEGERVLAASCLREAQPDMVVRSLTSERAREAREGVLELLLADQPDRERSPDRSSHLWAMADALAVDATRARARYPRRRMQTVHHAPGKRLPTPGTPFVAEDVTRESTPTTDDEGIQEAIVVAGHDASHPAMRVNLDACIDCNLCVRACREVQVNDVIGLAYRGAASKVVFDFDDPMGDSTCVACGECVQACPTGALMPATLIDADGCGDSASAEQQVDSVCPYCGVGCQLRYHIKDDAILFVEGRDGPANQGRLCVKGRFGFDYVRHPARLTRPLVRRAGVAKALDPAFDPANPLTHFREASWEEALDLAADGLMQLKQAHGPNGLAGFGSAKCSNEEAWLFQKLVRTGFGSNHVDHCTRLCHASSVAALMECIGSGAVTASFMQALEADVVILTGCNPAVNHPVAATFFKQAAKQGTRFIIIDPRGQAMGAYAHRVLRFHPGTDVSLFNAMLNVIVEEQLYDADYIAAHTEGFERLKTQVRGQTPEAMASHCGVDADEIRAAAREFALADKAMIFWGMGISQHTHGTDNARCLISLALACGQTGRLGTGLHPLRGQNNVQGASDAGLIPMVLPDYQPVTDAQVRAAFEELWSTKLDAEPGLTVVEIMEAIHAGQIRGMYILGENPAMSDPDLEHARAALAKLEHLVVQDLFVTETAQYADVILPASSWPEKDGTVTNTNRQVQLGRQALSLPGESRPDWWIIQQIAQRCGLPWDYQHPREVFAEMQQGMPSLNHISWERLEREGSVTYPCPADDAPGEDVVFSDTFPTASGKASFSPVRPLPPDEPVDRHYPTVLSTGRQLEHWHTGSMTRRALVLDALEPEAVAMLSPGEIRRLGMQAGERLTITTRRGEITLVARVDEGMPNGMVFVPFCYAEAAVNLLTNPALDPYGKIPEFKYAACRLSPAAPSH